The Fusarium poae strain DAOMC 252244 chromosome 2, whole genome shotgun sequence nucleotide sequence GCTAACCTCATCCCTAATTCGATCCTGCCGCTCTTTCCCGTGTCCCAAACCATATTAGAGTTTCAATATTTGCTAGCCCGTTACAGCAACCTACTGCAAAGACAAAATTCTGAAAATGTCGCATCCTCAATTTCACTAGGCAGTACAGGCAGTCATCttaactactaaggtagccGGATCACCATACCTCCTCGTCTCCCAGTCATTACCTCCTCTACCTCAGTACATCCAACATTTGACTGACAAATCTCTCACATGTAATATGGCATTTCGTTCAATTAGAAACTAgcaaagatatatatatatagactGTGCATTTCTACCAAAACCGAAAGGCGCCGGCTTCGTATAAGCGTCTACGATACTTCTAGCTCCAATGGTGTCTCGTTGCATCGCAACTATGCTAGTAGAGGGACCCTAGTTAGTAGACTAGTCCTTTTTCTAAGTAACTAAACCACTCCCTTGGTGTTGTCCAAAGAGCAGAGCTGACTGCAACGACCGATTGTCTCCTCAGGGCACGCCACTTGTGTCGGTTCAAATCCCCCATCTTGTTTCCCCGCGTTTAACACAACCCCATTACATGTTCGTCACACCAAACACAACGCGTCAGTTCTTACCTTTCAGCACTACCTATACATTGATTCGAGAGCTACTGCCACATGCAGTTATGGCGCCGTTCACCATCACCGTCAACAACAAGTCTCAGGCTAGTTCCTCATATGGGATATATGCAGAACCCCCTGGAGTTACTCCATCAGTCACAACCACGACCCGAATCATCAGTCGGGTTGTGGGAGTGGCCAGTGGTCAAGGTCAGGCTACATTCGTTCTATCGAAACAACTCATCGCTACTTGTGGTATTTACGACATAAGTTCCGATGTTAGCGACCCTCCCGACCCCAAGAAAAAGCCAGTTGGCACAGGGACTGAAGTAGTCGATCAGCGATACGTGGACCTGGGCTCCAAGGAACTAGATGGTACCCCCGTTGCAGGATCATATCTCGAAGTCGACTGCTCCAGTGGTACTCCCTCTTTCTCACGGGCATCTACTCATCCATTGGCCGGCATCGGCGCCTTTGTTGTGAAAACAAAGCCTGATTTTACGCTGCAGCAGGCTGCTTCAAGTAGGTATTCcctcaacttcatcatctaCATTGTTGTGTTTTCAGAAGACTGACGTCGATCTTGTAACAGATAAGTTCTTCATCGGTTTTAGCTGTTCCGTCCGTCAAGAAATCGGTTCATATGTCACCTTCATCCCCAGCCCGGGTCAAACATACGTGATAATGCCTTCCAACAAGTTTTATGTCACGATTGGCGACTTCAATGTCAGGGACATTGtgaaaaagcctttaaaggcATCTTCCGACACAGTTCTCGTTGACTTCGATCAGCTCGCGACTGACCGTGTCTCCCTCGTTCACGACGCCTACAATAACCTCTCCATCCAAGCTACACCTCCTCTCTCCAGCTATCCAGtcgcgatgatgatgagcgCTCCCTCTTGGGAGATGGAAGATTCGATCGGCACGACACCAATAATGAATTACTCAAATACTGTGGAAGGTGAAGACGATATGACTGGAGATTCCAGTACGGCGCCTGGCTCTCCTACACCCCAGAGTTGAGTTGTTTAAGATACCTTTTAGTCTTCACGTCGGTTATCAGTCAATTTCCATGATATATCATTTGCATATGAACTCCTGTGCATTCTGACGCATTTTCGAATAACTTGATCTTGCTACTATCGACTGTCGGTGATCTTTCGTCTCTCAGGTGGCCAGTCTCTGATTGTTGGCCATGGGCCTGTCCCTGTCGGCATTCGGCAGATTGGCTCAAACGGGTTCCTTTTGGAGTGATCTAGATCCTTGACACTAGTAGTAGTAGAGACGTATCAGGTCACCAGAGCGGCTTCGTTTTGATCAAGAACGAGAGAACGCGCATTAGCGCTTCCAATTCCATCTCAATAAAGACATGAAGAGAGGGGTCTGATAGGATCGCGGGGTTCTGTCCACAAGCTAGTGATGCCGGCCGGTTACCGGCTTGCACCCGTAGCGTTTAACAGTTACGCACGCCACGAACCGATAGTTCTTAAATTATCAGATTGTAAGCTGCATGAACAACATGGAATTATCAGCTGGTGGCCCGGACCTGGAAGCTGAGTTTCTCTCTTAATAAGCTACTGAACAATTACATGGGAATGATTGGGACGAAAACACTTAATTTCACGCTCATGGAGCATCAAGTAAGCTCCAGTGCGCCTTTAGGATCCCTTTCTTTTACCAACAATCACGAGACTGTCAAATGAATAAAGCCAAAATCGTGCGCAGTCTTTAAAGTCTATCTTGCGTGTTCCCCGCCCGTGGCTTTCGTACCCTCGCCGGAACTGAGAGGCGGCCTCCTCATGAGACCCCGCACATAACTACAAGGTAAGCTAAGCATCAGCTGGGTGCTAGAGCTTGACCATTACCTATAGACGGTTCACATAGGGTTGTTCTCTCAGTCTAGTAGACACTATACTTCCAGATGTGGTCTATACTATTTTTCGGGTCCTGAAAAGCTTAAATCAAGCTGAAGCCGGAAACATCGATTGCAACTAGTCTTGTCGTTAGCTGCCTTTCATTTGAGACTATTTCCCCATGAATTACTAGTGCCGGGCTGGACTCTCTTTCCGCCTCCATAGGATAATTCCAGTGATTAGTTAAATGTCTCACATTTGTGATCTCGACTCGAGGCCTTTTAAACAAGATGCATGAGTTCGCCAGACACACGAATCACATCTCTTTTCTCACGCACGTAGACGCACGGTTAAAGGTCATAACCCTGCATTACCATGCCTGATGATCTACTGCCTTGTCAGTTATACGTCAAGTGGCTGGCTGAGTGGTTCAGCTGGTATTGTGAAGTAAATAGTCACCAGTAGCGAAGAATCTAGAACGGTGAGACGGCTATAACATGCATAGACTCGGGATTCAGCTGAGGCCGTCTCGTGGAACATTGGCCGGGTCGAGAATTGAGACTGGCTGCTCTGAACTGGGATACTCGAAAGTACGGTTCACGTCTCCCCATCTCACCGATCGAGGAGTCTGGAGAGTTTTGGATATAAAATGATAAACTCCCCGCCTCAGTAGCCATAATACTCGGACTCACTTCACTCAAATACAATAGCTTAACGCACTCGCTTTTACGCACATAACTCAGTTACTTTTCTCTCTTACGATACCTTCCTTCAAAATGCCCACCACATATACCATCACCATCCAAAACAACTCTGGTTCCAACCAGAACTACGCTCTCTTTAACGAGGTTCCCAAGCTTGAATCTTCTGTGAGCGCCAAGGTCTGGAACAATGCTCTGAGGACAGCTCGTGCGGGACCCAACTCCTCAACCACCTTTAACATCACATCGCAATTCTTTGCCTATATTGGTTCCTCAAGCGGAGTTCCTGGCCAAGATGATGTTACTGTGGATGTCTCCAGCTCGAATGAGGTCGAGCTCGGCTCCACTGATCTTGAAGGGAACCCCAAAAAGGGCACAACTCTCAAGATGGATGTCGTTGATATGGCACCCCAGTTTACTGGCAAGGTCGCTGCTGGTGGCAAGGTCGGTGCTTTTAGCATCCAGACCGCTGCTGGAAACGAAGATAACCAATTTACCTTCAACAATGCCAGAGATAGTACGTTCCAATCCCCAAAATCAACTTATTGAATGTTACTGACCTGTTGGCAATATGATAGACGGCTGGGTCATTGGTCTCGGAAAGGTCATCAATGGCAAGACTGTCCCCGCGGCGACTATAATTCCGCAGCCGAACTGCAGCTACCAAATCCAGCCCGTCAACAAATGGTACATTGCATACGGTACCTACAGAGCTGGTCAGGTCTGCAACTTCGAGATGTCTAGCCTTGACAAGGCAACAGTCGACTTTGCAAACTCTTCAAATGCCAGGGTTATTCACAGCCCTAGTGGACAGCTCACTACTCAGGCACAGTAAAGTTTATACCAGACCGTGACAACTCTCACTTGAGGTAGTGGCACTAGATCGTTTATAAATTGGTgcataatattatttttctacCCAGCATGTTTGACTGGTACTCTGTGACTCGCAACTATTGAACGTTTCTCAATCTATTTTTGGGAATAGTATCTAACATTTCTGCTTCTGGTTAGCAGGTCTTGCGCTTAGAGTAAGCGCGCGTATAACTTAACGCTATATCCGACTGACGGCAATAATTCCCAGCGTTATCAGCTTATCATTGTTTCcagagataagataagagaACTACCCGGTAGCTTTGGAGAATTCGGAAAttttttgtttatttttcCTCTCCTTACCTTCATTCAATAAATCCTATTCTATTACGAGTATTGCGAAGGCCTCGATCGAGTCTCTGTATTGACTCTGTATTGAGGTACTTTCTCGCTAGTTCGGTGAATTGATTTCAGTCGTCGTGGGGTACATATCGATTGAAATTACACGTCAATATGAACCCGATTACTTTAATGTTCATTGCCCGACAGAACTATCATGCAGATGGATATTACTGTTAATCTGGAAACcctatatcttttttaattgGAATCTCTAATTGCAGCTCTCACAGTTCATGTCAACAAAAATCTTGATGTAGTGTATCAACGTAGGTATTTGTTGTCAGTCATCAATTTCTCAATCAACACTTGTCTCGCCACAACAGCATTGTGACATCCATTCAACACAGAAACATTGCTTTACGCTGTTCTGCTTTACAAGATACTGGGTAGACGTCTAGAGTTGAATAACCGAGGCATACGAATTCCGTCGGTAGTCATCGAACACGGAATTCCGACTGGTGCGGGGACATAAGCTTAACGTTACATAGTGCTTAGTGAGTTGTTTATTCGAAGGTGTCGAATGCTCATCGATCTCGATGATGCTGCGGCTCGTCGGCAATCCGTATGCCGTCTGAACTGGTGAAATCGAGCAATGCCTGTTGATCTACAGGAGAATTCTTGATTGGGCCAAGGGCTTATTCAAGACTAGCTAGAAGCGGCTAGCTAAATGATACAGCCATGTCTCGTTGGCGGTGTCAACGGCCATTGTTACCTAACTCAATGATCAAAACGGCAAGTAAGTAAACTGAAAACCGTCTGTTGTAAGCTTAGCTCATAGGAGGATGAAAATACTGCAAAGCGGACTAATCAGACAGACTGATAATGAAGTGGTTGATGTAAGTGGCTGTACAAGGGATGTTGTGTAAGTGGAGTTGCGTGAGCAAGCGTGGCTAGCAAGCCCTGGCCTGAACCCAATCCCTGTCGAAATAATCACGAATCAGGTCATTTCATTGCCAGGCTTCTGCAAGAGAAGGTCGGGGAAACTCACCATCGCGGGAGGGCCCGAGAAAGCCAAGTCTGAGTTTACTTTGTAGTTTGTCCACGACGACGAAATAAGAATGCCTGCGCTAATTGATCacttaaatagtatatagtGGCTCTAGAATCCCTGGAAGGATAGTTTAAATTAGTTATCTTGTTATATCCCATAGAACTGCATTGAGGCTACTGTCCAAAGGATTGGAAGCAAAAGGACCTCAATCTCACCTGGAGGAAATTATAGTAATCACTTTATTGCAAGGAACGAAACAGGCCAATAAAACCACAAGAGAGAGATACCAACTGACAAGGAAAGTGATCGAGCGATCGATCGAGTCGGTAAACGGTATCCAGAAGATATCCGAGCGTATATCTGGAGAAATGCCCCTGTTCACGATCCTGCAGGATTTCCGCTGAAGGCTTGGCCACAAAGTGTAACACAATACCAAGGTGGAACTCAGTGCAAAGAGACTAGTGACAATCACATGGCCATGTAAGGCGCGAAGGAGCCATAGTCACCGTTGTATAGCATCCATCGTGATCATCGTCGTCAGCAGTAGGAGAACGAACTTCGGTCTTGGATAGTGCATGAGGTTTGAAGAATACATGGCAGTGTTTCTGATGTCATTGGGAGAGAGAAAGGAAATCTTTAGGTATAAATAAGACCAGGATACCGCATCGAAGCAACAGTCTTTTTGTCATCACACTCAACACAAGACAATTTAACACAATCATCACCCTCAACCTTCCATCATGATTGGAAAGCTTCTCCTTAGCTCTGCCATGCTCTGGGTAACTGTAAGAACTCAACGCTCATTCTTATTGCTCATAGGAAACTAACACCATTGTCAGGCCACCGCCAGTGGCCTCCGTCTCTCGGACACCGGCACACCCGCTGGTTGCACTGGCTCAACTGGATGCTGCATCCCCAGCTGCCTGGTCGACGTCTCCGACTTCTGGGGTTGTGGTGGAAACGTAGCATTCTCTGGCACTTGCAAGTGGAACTTTGACAACCCCCAAGGAACTCAGGATGTTGGCGGCTGCGACGACGTTCAGGTTACTTTCCTGCGAGACCCTGACGGCAACCCTGCCATCGACCTTTACCACAAGACGGACAAGACCTATGATCGTTACTCCTTCGGCAACTGTCAGACTCCTACCGTTGGAGGAAGCCAGTGTGTTCCCAAGGGAGGCGGTTGTGTAAGTCCTTACAATCTGACAAGATTTTCATCAACTGCTAACATAGTTAATTAGGACACCAATATCATTCTGACTGGTGCTCAGGGATAGGGGACAGGGTAGCGGTAGAGATTATAAGTGAGGATTGGTTGCTGTTCTTGATAATAGTTTTGCTAGTACTTGAAAACTATTCTTGATAAGATTCTCATTTTAGTTCATGGGGATTGAAAATATACACACTCCTTAGCTTTTCAAGATGTTGTTATCTCGTCAACCGGCCAATGTCATTGTTACAACTCATCACTTGGACCCACCAACACTTTTTTACACTTCATCAAGACCCCTGTATAGATTCGACCGTAATAGGTATGGTAGAGTACAACTGTAAGCGAGGATCAGCTAATTCTCGAAGAAAATCGGTCAGTCTGCTG carries:
- a CDS encoding hypothetical protein (SECRETED:SignalP(1-18)) — its product is MIGKLLLSSAMLWVTATASGLRLSDTGTPAGCTGSTGCCIPSCLVDVSDFWGCGGNVAFSGTCKWNFDNPQGTQDVGGCDDVQVTFLRDPDGNPAIDLYHKTDKTYDRYSFGNCQTPTVGGSQCVPKGGGCDTNIILTGAQG